The following coding sequences lie in one Methanohalophilus levihalophilus genomic window:
- the hisD gene encoding histidinol dehydrogenase produces MLFKHINDLTAEEKEELLTRTSDLMAVQETVSSILDEIKSDGDAALRKFTKQFDKAEIEEIEVSEDEIKQAIEAVDTDFIDHLRKAAANIRKFHEAQMPEKQWMMEVAPGVMAGQKVIPLNAVGAYVPGGRASYPSTALMTVIPAKVAGVRNVSVCTPPGPDGKVQPITLAAASIAGADHIYKIGGVQAIGALAYGTRSVKSVDKIVGPGNVYVTVAKMLVRNNAEIDFPAGPSEVLIIADETAEAAFIAADMIAQAEHDPNAISVLITTSSSLAEDVREEVEKQVEITQRSEIAKESLKNAAILIADSMADCITFSNDFGPEHLEIVTSDDDAVLEKITSAGSIFVGRFSPVSTGDYASGTNHVLPTSGYTRIYSGLNVQHFLKYSTIQKLSEEGLHGLKDTIVTIAEEEGLSAHAEAVKIRFKK; encoded by the coding sequence ATGCTTTTCAAACACATCAATGATCTGACCGCGGAAGAGAAGGAAGAACTTCTGACCCGAACTTCTGACCTTATGGCAGTACAGGAAACTGTTTCTTCAATACTTGATGAAATAAAGTCAGATGGTGATGCTGCCCTTCGGAAATTCACAAAACAGTTTGATAAAGCTGAAATTGAAGAAATCGAGGTTAGTGAAGATGAGATCAAACAGGCAATTGAAGCAGTAGACACTGATTTCATAGATCACCTTCGCAAGGCTGCTGCTAATATCAGAAAGTTCCACGAAGCCCAGATGCCGGAAAAGCAATGGATGATGGAAGTTGCTCCCGGAGTCATGGCAGGCCAGAAAGTTATTCCACTTAATGCAGTAGGAGCCTATGTTCCCGGAGGCAGGGCATCTTATCCGTCCACCGCACTCATGACAGTGATTCCCGCAAAGGTGGCGGGAGTTCGGAATGTGTCTGTTTGCACACCCCCGGGACCGGATGGGAAAGTTCAGCCGATAACCCTTGCAGCTGCGAGCATCGCCGGTGCAGATCACATCTATAAAATCGGCGGGGTACAGGCTATCGGAGCCCTTGCATATGGAACTAGGAGCGTAAAATCCGTTGACAAAATTGTAGGCCCTGGGAATGTTTACGTCACAGTTGCCAAGATGCTTGTGAGAAACAATGCGGAAATTGATTTCCCTGCCGGACCAAGTGAAGTTTTGATTATTGCCGATGAAACTGCAGAAGCTGCGTTTATAGCTGCAGACATGATTGCACAGGCAGAACACGATCCAAATGCAATATCGGTTCTTATTACAACATCCTCTTCTCTGGCTGAAGATGTTCGAGAGGAAGTAGAAAAGCAAGTTGAAATTACTCAGCGTTCCGAAATTGCAAAGGAATCACTCAAAAACGCTGCTATTCTTATTGCTGACTCGATGGCCGACTGTATTACATTCTCAAATGATTTCGGGCCTGAACACCTTGAAATTGTAACATCTGATGACGATGCAGTGCTGGAAAAAATAACTAGTGCAGGTTCAATATTTGTTGGCAGGTTTTCACCAGTTTCAACTGGAGATTATGCATCCGGAACAAACCATGTTCTTCCAACCTCCGGATACACAAGGATATATTCAGGACTTAACGTTCAGCACTTCCTAAAGTATTCTACTATACAGAAACTCAGCGAAGAAGGACTTCATGGATTAAAAGATACAATTGTTACAATTGCTGAAGAAGAAGGACTGTCTGCCCACGCAGAAGCAGTAAAAATACGTTTTAAAAAATAA
- a CDS encoding ATP-dependent DNA helicase, which translates to MKIEELDIDEGAIELYREMGIQELYPPQAEAVDAGLLNGKNIVAAIPTASGKTLLAELAMLKAIKKEGKALYIVPLRALASEKYEQFLKMSPLGVKTGISTGDFESRDERLGSNDIIVATSEKVDSLLRNGVRWLEDITCIVVDEVHLLDSAHRGPTLEVVITKLRKLNSEAQIIALSATVGNAHEIAKWLSANLILSEWRPTKLNEGVFWGDAIYFPGGQKEIERLHSDDAVTLVLDTIKEGGQSLVFESSRRNCSSFAKKASFEVAKQLDKRQREELKAIALNVRETGETENAELLAKCIEGGVAFHHAGLNSAHRKIVEDAFRANRILMIASTPTLAAGLNLPARRVIIRSYKRYDTNMGMQPIPVLEYKQMAGRAGRPHLDPYGESILIAKSFDEMESVFENFIYASPEDIWSKLGTENALRTHVLSTLASGFANSFSGLLEFLSSTFFAYQQREFGLESVVMECLDFLEAKDMLIERENHIVANQLGKLVSMLYIDPLSAARIIDGMKKADNLTDIGLLQLVCSAPDMRLLYMRSRDYEMINDYVISHHESFIEVPDPFKATEYEWFLSEVKTAMMLQKWVEEMSLDDITKRFQIGEGDVHAITELAEWLMHSTSRLSHHLEIGSNAPDIMEKRIHYGAGAELMELVKVSGVGRVRARKLFKNGFKTTEQLRAADPRALEKLVGTKTARNILKALGVNIETDSNDYLDNVTSNNQGKQKTFGDFN; encoded by the coding sequence ATGAAGATAGAAGAACTGGACATCGATGAAGGAGCCATCGAGCTTTACAGGGAAATGGGAATCCAGGAACTTTATCCCCCACAGGCAGAGGCAGTGGACGCTGGCTTGCTTAATGGAAAAAACATTGTTGCTGCAATTCCAACCGCCTCCGGAAAAACATTGCTAGCTGAGCTTGCAATGCTAAAAGCCATTAAAAAGGAAGGAAAAGCACTTTATATTGTACCTCTTCGGGCCCTGGCATCCGAAAAATACGAACAGTTCCTGAAAATGTCACCATTGGGTGTTAAAACCGGCATTTCAACCGGTGACTTTGAGTCAAGAGACGAAAGACTTGGTTCAAATGACATAATTGTTGCAACTTCTGAGAAAGTGGATTCTCTTCTGCGAAACGGAGTCCGGTGGCTGGAAGATATTACCTGCATCGTTGTGGATGAAGTTCATTTGCTGGATTCAGCACACCGCGGACCTACACTTGAAGTTGTTATCACCAAATTACGAAAACTCAACTCTGAAGCACAGATTATTGCCCTTTCTGCTACTGTTGGAAACGCTCACGAAATTGCAAAATGGCTTTCGGCAAACCTTATTCTCAGCGAATGGAGACCCACAAAATTGAATGAGGGTGTTTTCTGGGGTGATGCCATCTATTTCCCCGGTGGCCAAAAAGAGATAGAACGACTACACAGTGATGATGCTGTTACTCTTGTTCTTGATACAATTAAGGAAGGCGGCCAATCCCTCGTTTTTGAAAGCAGCCGCAGGAACTGCTCGTCTTTTGCAAAGAAAGCCAGCTTCGAGGTTGCAAAACAACTGGACAAGAGGCAAAGAGAAGAGCTGAAAGCGATTGCTCTTAATGTCAGGGAAACCGGTGAAACCGAAAATGCAGAACTCCTTGCAAAGTGTATAGAAGGGGGAGTTGCTTTCCACCATGCAGGGCTAAATTCAGCCCACAGGAAAATTGTTGAGGATGCATTCAGGGCAAACCGGATCCTGATGATTGCAAGCACACCCACCCTTGCAGCTGGCCTGAACCTGCCTGCAAGACGTGTAATTATCAGAAGCTACAAGCGTTATGACACCAACATGGGAATGCAACCGATTCCGGTGCTTGAGTATAAACAGATGGCAGGCCGTGCAGGAAGACCACATCTTGATCCCTATGGGGAGTCAATACTGATTGCCAAAAGTTTCGATGAAATGGAATCTGTTTTTGAAAATTTCATTTATGCCAGTCCCGAAGACATTTGGTCTAAGCTTGGTACGGAAAATGCACTACGAACCCATGTACTCTCAACCCTTGCAAGTGGCTTTGCTAACAGTTTCAGCGGACTTCTTGAATTCCTCAGCTCAACTTTTTTTGCTTACCAACAAAGGGAATTCGGTCTTGAAAGCGTGGTAATGGAATGTCTGGATTTCCTTGAAGCAAAAGATATGCTTATCGAGCGGGAAAATCACATAGTTGCAAACCAGCTTGGGAAGCTTGTGTCAATGCTCTATATCGATCCTCTTTCCGCAGCGAGAATTATTGATGGCATGAAAAAAGCAGACAACCTAACAGACATCGGTTTATTGCAACTTGTCTGCAGTGCTCCGGACATGCGACTTCTCTATATGCGCAGCCGGGATTACGAAATGATTAACGATTATGTGATATCACACCACGAGAGTTTTATCGAAGTGCCAGATCCTTTCAAGGCAACAGAATACGAATGGTTCCTTTCAGAAGTAAAGACTGCGATGATGCTCCAGAAGTGGGTAGAAGAGATGAGTCTGGATGATATTACAAAACGATTCCAGATTGGGGAAGGTGATGTACACGCAATCACAGAACTTGCAGAGTGGCTTATGCATTCCACTTCAAGGCTCTCCCATCATCTCGAAATTGGATCAAATGCTCCGGATATAATGGAAAAACGTATCCATTATGGTGCCGGTGCAGAGCTTATGGAGCTTGTGAAGGTATCCGGAGTGGGAAGAGTCCGGGCAAGGAAATTATTCAAAAATGGTTTCAAGACAACTGAACAGCTAAGAGCAGCAGATCCCAGAGCCCTTGAAAAACTCGTGGGAACAAAAACTGCCCGGAATATCCTTAAAGCCCTTGGGGTCAATATTGAAACCGACAGTAACGATTATTTAGATAATGTGACATCAAACAACCAGGGCAAACAAAAAACATTCGGAGACTTTAACTGA
- a CDS encoding mechanosensitive ion channel family protein, with protein sequence MRITKLAENTTNNGFTDLISGNIADYVQLGDFAFIFVVLVTTLVVSKIVDRLLKNQFKAISLKLNVDETIYRIFRHITVAFVYLLGIIVIVARIPTLQNLSLALFAGAGFAGIVVGLAAQTTLANIISGLSLALFRPFRVGDRVNIRDEYGKITDITLRHTVVKTWDNRRLILPNHIISDEAIINWSIEDPTVAWPVDIGISYDSDIDLARKIMIEVTKKHYNVMTYPQIRRHDDSIQEGEEVTVRLTELGDFAVNLRLLFWVEDRSFAYTTGCDIRESIKKRFDAEGIEIPFPYRTIVYKTDLEKEEKRSEEKAS encoded by the coding sequence ATGAGGATCACAAAATTGGCAGAAAACACAACCAATAACGGTTTTACTGATCTAATCTCAGGAAATATTGCTGATTATGTTCAGCTTGGAGATTTTGCTTTCATATTTGTAGTTCTGGTAACCACGCTAGTAGTTTCTAAAATCGTAGATCGATTGCTTAAAAACCAGTTTAAGGCGATAAGCCTGAAACTCAATGTTGACGAAACAATTTACAGGATTTTCCGTCACATAACGGTTGCTTTCGTCTATCTTTTAGGCATCATTGTAATTGTAGCTAGAATTCCCACGCTCCAAAACCTTTCACTTGCATTATTCGCAGGTGCCGGGTTTGCAGGTATCGTGGTAGGTCTCGCTGCCCAGACAACCCTTGCGAACATTATTTCCGGGCTTTCCCTTGCTTTATTCCGTCCGTTTAGGGTGGGCGACAGGGTGAACATCCGGGACGAATATGGAAAGATCACAGATATCACCCTGCGTCACACTGTTGTAAAAACATGGGACAACAGGCGGCTTATATTACCCAATCACATCATAAGCGATGAGGCAATAATCAATTGGTCTATTGAAGATCCGACAGTTGCCTGGCCGGTTGACATCGGGATAAGCTATGATTCTGATATTGATCTTGCCCGCAAGATAATGATCGAGGTGACAAAGAAGCACTATAATGTGATGACTTACCCCCAGATACGCAGGCACGATGATTCCATTCAGGAAGGAGAAGAGGTTACAGTCCGTTTAACCGAACTTGGTGATTTTGCAGTGAACCTTCGTTTGCTTTTCTGGGTGGAAGATCGCTCATTTGCCTACACAACAGGTTGTGATATAAGGGAATCAATAAAGAAGCGTTTTGATGCTGAAGGTATCGAGATCCCATTCCCTTACAGGACTATCGTCTACAAGACTGATCTCGAAAAAGAAGAAAAAAGAAGTGAAGAAAAGGCTTCTTAA
- a CDS encoding TrpB-like pyridoxal phosphate-dependent enzyme produces MDRVKFILDENEMPDKWYNILADLPTPLAPPLNPATEEPISPADLEPLFPKELIKQEVSTERYIDIPKEIQEIYKIWRPAPLYRAKRLEQALDTPARIYYKYEGVSPAGSHKPNTSIPQAYYNMKEGTERITTETGAGQWGSALSFACNYFDIECKVYMVRSSYYQKPYRKSLINLWGANVIPSPSTETEFGKKVLEEFPDTTGSLGIAIGEAVEDAATHDNTKYALGSVLNHVMLHQTIIGLEAQKQMEMAEDYPDIVIGCCGGGSNLAGVSFPYIKDKIEGKHDPRIIAVEPSACPTLNEGKFEYDYGDTGKMTPLLKMYTLGYDFIPPAIHAGGLRYHGCAPTVSELVAEKLMEATSYHQQEVFEAGVTFARTEGFAPAPESTHAIKCAIDEARKCKETGEEKTILFNLSGHGHFDMASYDKYFSGELTNE; encoded by the coding sequence TTGGATCGTGTTAAATTTATTCTTGATGAAAATGAAATGCCGGACAAATGGTATAACATATTGGCAGATCTGCCAACACCACTTGCTCCGCCACTGAATCCGGCAACCGAGGAACCCATCAGTCCTGCAGACCTTGAACCTCTTTTCCCAAAGGAACTCATAAAACAGGAAGTTTCAACCGAAAGGTACATTGACATTCCTAAAGAAATTCAAGAAATTTACAAGATCTGGAGACCTGCTCCCCTCTACCGTGCAAAGAGGCTTGAACAGGCACTGGACACTCCAGCACGCATCTACTACAAATACGAAGGAGTTAGCCCTGCAGGAAGCCATAAACCAAACACTTCCATCCCTCAGGCATACTACAATATGAAAGAAGGAACTGAAAGGATTACCACTGAAACCGGTGCCGGACAGTGGGGAAGTGCACTTTCTTTTGCATGTAACTATTTCGACATTGAATGTAAGGTTTACATGGTAAGATCAAGCTATTACCAGAAGCCTTACAGGAAATCCCTGATTAACCTCTGGGGAGCAAACGTTATCCCATCCCCAAGCACTGAGACTGAATTTGGTAAGAAAGTACTTGAGGAATTCCCTGATACTACCGGAAGCCTTGGAATCGCTATTGGTGAAGCTGTAGAAGATGCAGCCACTCATGACAATACCAAATATGCACTCGGAAGCGTTCTTAATCACGTGATGCTTCACCAGACAATCATTGGTCTTGAAGCACAGAAGCAAATGGAGATGGCTGAGGACTATCCTGACATCGTCATCGGATGTTGTGGCGGAGGAAGTAACCTTGCCGGAGTCAGTTTCCCATACATAAAAGATAAGATCGAAGGTAAACACGACCCCAGAATTATTGCTGTTGAACCATCTGCATGCCCAACCCTGAATGAGGGTAAATTTGAGTACGACTATGGTGACACTGGAAAAATGACTCCACTCCTGAAAATGTACACTCTCGGGTATGACTTCATCCCACCAGCCATTCATGCAGGCGGTCTGAGGTACCACGGATGCGCTCCAACTGTCAGTGAACTTGTCGCAGAAAAACTGATGGAAGCAACTTCATATCACCAGCAGGAAGTATTTGAAGCAGGTGTTACATTCGCAAGAACAGAAGGATTCGCACCAGCACCTGAATCCACACATGCAATCAAGTGTGCCATTGATGAAGCCCGTAAGTGCAAGGAAACCGGAGAAGAGAAAACAATCCTGTTCAACCTCAGCGGACACGGCCACTTTGATATGGCATCCTATGACAAATACTTCAGCGGCGAACTTACAAACGAGTAA
- the hmgA gene encoding hydroxymethylglutaryl-CoA reductase (NADPH) yields MADKFSFSPDEQKLLDSLVRGEISFYKVEKQTDIQTAIKIRRSALEEMTATDLNSLGQFTIDSEDASKRNVENMIGAIQIPVGVAGPIKVNGEYAEGSFYLPLATTEGALVASVNRGCSAITASGGSTVRIFKDQMTRAPVYCMDGVRRSREFVDWINLPEVFMRLKEKASETTRFGELTAVEPYVTGNNVYLRFCFDTKDAMGMNMVTIATQAIVDLIGDEFGVYPISLSGNMCTDKKPAAINSILGRGKTVVAEVELSPEIVQNKLKTTPEAMAEVNYRKNLLGSARAISLGFNAHAANTIAAMFLACGQDPAHVVEGSNTITTMEVTKYGSLYCSVTLPSLQLGTVGGGTKIATQNECLRILDVAGAGESPGYNSKKLAEIIASAVLAGEISLVGAQAAGHLARAHAELGR; encoded by the coding sequence ATGGCTGACAAATTCTCTTTTTCTCCAGATGAGCAAAAGCTTCTGGATAGTCTGGTAAGAGGTGAAATTTCCTTTTACAAAGTCGAGAAACAAACCGATATCCAAACTGCTATCAAAATAAGAAGGTCTGCACTGGAAGAGATGACTGCAACGGATCTTAATTCACTGGGGCAATTCACAATCGACTCGGAAGACGCTTCCAAACGCAACGTCGAAAATATGATTGGGGCCATCCAGATTCCTGTTGGGGTTGCAGGTCCAATAAAAGTCAACGGGGAATATGCAGAAGGAAGCTTTTACCTTCCTCTTGCCACAACCGAAGGAGCACTTGTAGCAAGCGTTAACAGGGGTTGTTCTGCGATAACTGCATCAGGTGGCAGTACCGTGAGGATATTTAAAGATCAGATGACAAGAGCTCCTGTTTACTGTATGGATGGGGTGAGGCGATCAAGGGAATTTGTGGACTGGATTAACCTTCCCGAAGTTTTTATGAGGCTTAAGGAAAAGGCATCTGAAACTACCCGTTTTGGTGAATTGACCGCTGTTGAGCCCTATGTTACGGGAAATAACGTTTACCTGCGTTTTTGTTTTGATACGAAGGATGCCATGGGGATGAATATGGTAACCATTGCAACCCAGGCAATAGTGGATCTTATTGGTGATGAATTTGGTGTCTATCCCATTTCTCTTTCAGGAAACATGTGCACAGACAAGAAACCTGCTGCAATAAACAGTATTCTCGGTAGGGGTAAGACAGTTGTGGCAGAAGTTGAACTTTCTCCTGAGATTGTCCAGAACAAACTGAAAACAACGCCTGAAGCAATGGCAGAAGTCAATTATCGTAAGAATCTTCTCGGATCTGCAAGGGCCATTTCCCTCGGATTCAACGCCCACGCGGCAAACACAATTGCTGCCATGTTCCTTGCATGTGGCCAGGATCCTGCGCATGTTGTGGAAGGAAGCAACACAATCACAACTATGGAGGTCACAAAATACGGTTCACTCTATTGCTCGGTGACTTTGCCTTCTCTCCAGCTTGGAACCGTAGGCGGAGGGACAAAAATTGCCACTCAGAATGAATGTCTCAGAATACTGGATGTTGCCGGTGCAGGCGAGTCTCCGGGTTACAATTCAAAAAAACTGGCTGAAATAATTGCTTCCGCCGTTCTTGCCGGTGAAATCTCCTTAGTTGGAGCACAGGCGGCAGGCCATCTTGCACGTGCCCATGCAGAACTTGGGCGCTAA
- a CDS encoding ATP-dependent DNA ligase has protein sequence MTLFRYFAEMCEKIESIPGSLEMTDVVSGMLQEIEEDELPVVTNFVMGAVFPPWSTKLLGIGSRTLYTALAKSAGTSEKEIEDIIRKTGDIGETAVEALKQDSSTQLTFDSYIEEEKELTILEVYERLNHMANSSGKNSQATKVKNLQYLFNATSAVEARYLSRLVVEEMRIGVGEGIVRDAISRAFDVPVDMVERAFMLTNDLGIVAMAAKHGGKEEVAKLDLQLNRPIKMMLAQITPSVESAINDLGKIAVEWKFDGARVQIHKNGDKIRIFSRRLEDVTSSLPDIVAAVKDQVKSETVILDGEAVAVDENGRPRAFQDILKRFRRKYDVEIAVKSIPLTLNLFDILYLNGESLLDMSLRDRRELLTGCVDNDYRIHVDSQVITDDETEIQRIYEEALNAGHEGIMLKNPDAPYSPGKRGKNWLKKKPIMETLDLVVIGAEWGYGRRANLIGSYALAAFEPESGKFLPIGKVATGFTDEKLAELTDMFKDLIVMESGTQIEVRPEIVFEIAFEEIQKSSNYESGYALRFPRLVGVREDKSPEEAETLERISQIYKSQWE, from the coding sequence CTGACTCTTTTCCGCTACTTTGCAGAAATGTGCGAAAAAATAGAGAGTATCCCCGGATCTCTTGAAATGACAGATGTTGTTTCCGGAATGCTGCAGGAAATAGAGGAAGATGAACTCCCTGTTGTTACTAATTTTGTAATGGGAGCTGTTTTTCCCCCATGGAGCACAAAGCTGCTTGGAATAGGAAGTCGTACGCTTTATACCGCGCTTGCGAAATCCGCAGGAACTTCGGAAAAGGAAATTGAGGACATAATCAGGAAGACCGGGGATATCGGGGAAACTGCTGTTGAAGCCCTGAAACAGGACTCTTCAACCCAGCTTACTTTTGATTCCTATATTGAGGAGGAAAAAGAACTCACGATTCTCGAAGTGTACGAAAGATTGAACCATATGGCAAATTCCTCCGGGAAAAATTCACAGGCTACAAAAGTCAAGAATCTGCAATACCTGTTTAATGCGACAAGTGCTGTTGAGGCAAGGTATCTCTCAAGACTCGTCGTTGAAGAAATGCGAATAGGAGTGGGAGAAGGAATTGTAAGGGACGCAATTTCCAGGGCTTTTGATGTGCCTGTAGATATGGTTGAACGTGCCTTTATGTTAACCAATGATCTTGGTATTGTTGCCATGGCTGCCAAGCATGGAGGGAAAGAGGAAGTTGCGAAACTTGATCTCCAGCTAAACAGGCCGATAAAAATGATGCTGGCACAGATAACCCCCAGCGTTGAAAGTGCCATAAATGATCTGGGAAAGATTGCAGTTGAATGGAAATTTGACGGAGCAAGGGTCCAAATCCACAAAAACGGAGACAAAATAAGAATATTTTCCCGCAGGCTTGAAGATGTTACGTCTTCATTGCCGGACATTGTAGCAGCTGTGAAAGATCAGGTAAAATCTGAAACTGTTATTCTCGACGGAGAAGCTGTTGCAGTTGATGAAAATGGCCGGCCCCGCGCATTCCAGGACATACTGAAGCGTTTCAGGCGGAAGTATGACGTGGAAATAGCGGTCAAATCAATCCCTCTGACTCTCAACCTTTTTGATATCCTTTACCTTAATGGGGAAAGCCTGCTGGATATGTCCCTCCGGGACAGAAGAGAATTGCTAACCGGGTGCGTTGACAATGACTACCGCATCCATGTCGACAGCCAGGTAATTACTGATGATGAAACTGAAATCCAGCGTATTTACGAGGAAGCCCTGAATGCGGGTCATGAGGGCATCATGCTGAAAAACCCGGATGCTCCATATTCACCGGGCAAACGGGGAAAGAACTGGCTCAAGAAAAAACCGATTATGGAAACCCTTGATCTGGTTGTAATCGGTGCCGAATGGGGTTACGGAAGACGTGCAAACCTCATAGGATCATATGCATTGGCTGCTTTTGAACCGGAAAGCGGGAAATTTTTACCAATTGGAAAAGTTGCAACCGGCTTTACCGATGAGAAACTTGCCGAGCTTACCGATATGTTTAAAGATCTTATTGTAATGGAATCCGGAACACAGATAGAGGTCCGTCCCGAAATCGTTTTTGAAATTGCATTTGAGGAAATCCAGAAAAGTTCCAATTATGAATCCGGTTATGCGCTTCGGTTCCCCAGACTTGTGGGAGTCAGGGAAGATAAATCCCCTGAGGAAGCAGAAACTCTTGAACGTATTTCCCAGATTTACAAATCACAATGGGAATGA
- a CDS encoding homoserine dehydrogenase, with the protein MKIIRASIIGFGSVGRGVAKTLLLKKEEIRKAGFEIKVIGIADSRSGIVDTDGLDLEEILKRKADTGRVSEENLSGIDIIENVDHELVIETTPSDIDTGGVGLENMRMAFSKGRDVVTSNKGPLALKFCELTDYAKENGSKFRYEATVGGAMPILNLVRETLAGNEIKSIQGILNGTCNYILSRMMEEKAPYEQMLAEAQELGIAETDPTYDVEGIDAASKLVIIANSVFGMDVNYHDVDVTGITKITPEALMLAHDEGYAVRLIGEVKEGTLKTSPRLVPLDHPLAVGGTRNVAYIQTDLSGDVTVSGLGAGSIETASAILSDIISLYRER; encoded by the coding sequence ATGAAAATAATACGAGCATCAATCATCGGATTTGGTTCGGTTGGAAGGGGAGTTGCTAAAACCCTGTTGCTAAAAAAAGAAGAAATCAGGAAAGCAGGGTTTGAAATAAAGGTTATCGGAATTGCCGACTCCAGAAGCGGTATTGTCGACACTGATGGACTGGATCTTGAAGAAATCCTGAAGCGGAAAGCAGATACAGGAAGGGTTTCCGAAGAGAACCTGTCAGGAATTGATATTATTGAGAATGTTGACCATGAGCTTGTGATTGAAACTACACCTTCTGACATCGACACCGGTGGTGTCGGGCTGGAAAACATGCGCATGGCTTTCAGTAAGGGCAGGGATGTCGTAACATCAAATAAGGGGCCTCTTGCCCTCAAATTCTGTGAACTTACCGATTACGCAAAGGAAAATGGCTCTAAATTCCGTTATGAAGCAACTGTAGGGGGGGCCATGCCTATACTAAATCTTGTTCGTGAAACCCTTGCAGGAAATGAAATCAAGAGTATCCAGGGAATTCTCAACGGAACCTGCAATTACATCCTGAGCCGGATGATGGAAGAAAAGGCTCCTTATGAACAAATGCTCGCCGAGGCACAGGAACTGGGAATTGCGGAAACTGATCCAACTTATGATGTTGAGGGAATTGATGCAGCATCCAAACTTGTAATCATTGCTAACAGCGTCTTTGGTATGGACGTAAATTATCACGACGTTGATGTCACAGGGATTACGAAGATTACTCCGGAAGCACTTATGCTCGCCCATGACGAAGGATATGCAGTGAGACTCATCGGGGAAGTGAAAGAAGGAACCCTGAAAACATCACCGAGACTCGTGCCACTGGACCACCCCCTGGCAGTCGGAGGAACACGAAACGTAGCATACATACAAACTGATCTGTCAGGAGACGTTACTGTAAGCGGGCTTGGAGCAGGTTCTATTGAGACTGCAAGTGCAATCCTGAGTGACATCATATCACTCTACAGGGAACGATAA
- a CDS encoding amino acid-binding protein, with protein sequence MRVSMDIELKDTPGQLLNALQPISELKGNLKSIVHHHEKHTPRGTIPVQLVFEAEPSNLEKIIKRLEENGIGVIRVDEERMMEHGAVLLIGHIVHTDIQDTIESIDETGYAEVVDISLSMPHIDTTSSASLKIDALGRQELYNAIELLKNIASKKDLLVIEPIQLT encoded by the coding sequence ATGAGAGTTTCAATGGACATTGAGCTAAAGGATACGCCCGGACAACTCCTTAATGCTCTTCAACCTATATCAGAGTTAAAAGGTAATCTGAAATCTATAGTGCATCACCACGAAAAACACACACCCAGGGGAACCATACCCGTTCAACTTGTTTTTGAAGCAGAGCCCAGCAACCTTGAGAAAATTATTAAGAGACTTGAGGAAAACGGAATCGGCGTCATTCGTGTTGATGAAGAACGAATGATGGAACACGGCGCCGTTTTGCTAATTGGGCACATTGTCCACACCGACATACAGGACACAATCGAGAGCATTGATGAAACAGGATATGCAGAAGTTGTGGATATTTCCCTTTCAATGCCACATATAGATACAACCTCATCCGCATCCCTCAAAATCGATGCATTGGGAAGGCAAGAACTGTACAATGCAATAGAACTTCTGAAAAACATAGCCAGCAAGAAAGATTTGCTGGTTATCGAACCTATACAACTTACCTGA